GCATTTGCTACCGACCAATCAAAAAGTCGGATTTACTCCCCAGGAACTACCTATAAAAGCAGCCATGTTTTACATATTTCtcgattttgtttgttttctcgtGAGCTTCGGCCGCTGGTTTTGGTAATTTTGTTTGATTGCGATGTCTGGACGTGGTAAGCAGGGAGGCAAAGCTCGCGCCAAAGCGAAATCCCGCTCTTCTCGCGCTGGTCTCCAGTTCCCGGTCGGCCGAGTGCACCGCCTGCTCCGCAAAGGCAACTACGCAGAGCGGGTTGGGGCAGGCGCGCCAGTATACCTGGCGGCGGTGTTGGAGTACCTGACCGCCGAGATCCTGGAGCTGGCCGGCAACGCGGCCCGCGACAACAAGAAGACCCGTATCATCCCGCGCCACTTGCAGCTGGCCATTCGCAACGACGAGGAGCTCAACAAACTGCTAGGTCGGGTGACAATTGCTCAGGGCGGCGTCCTTCCTAACATCCAGGCCGTGCTTCTGCCTAAGAAGACCGAGAGTCACCACAAGGCCAAGGGCAAGTGATTTGACAGGCATCTGAGCTCCCGGAAACGCTATCAAACCCAAAGGCTCTTTTCAGAGCCCCCCTACCGTTTCAAAGGAAGAGCTAACCTCACTGCTTGtacatagaaggaaaaaagataataagGTAAGTTGGTAAGTTAATTTTATGCCAACCTGGAGCAAGGTGTGTATTCTTGCTTTTCGGTTTTTTTGGGGAGCGCCGTTAGTAAAGGTTGGTCTGTTTGTATGTAATAGGTCAGTTATGGATTAATGTTCGCACGTACTATCATACTCTAACGAAATATTCTAGTTAACGTTTTGTAAGATCGACCATAGTTAGTGCCTAAGAGTTTACATGCGGGGTATGCCTTGTGATCTAAAAGCTTTGTtttgattactttaaaaatgtcagtTGAAGGCAAAACTAACGTTGGCAACCTTGTTCGGTCCTCCGACTAGTCCTCCGTCTATTTTTTCCTCAATTTAGGCTGTAGGCAGCCTCACTTTCTTAAATCTGTGAGACAGGTTCCATTCCTGCCGAAGTGCAGAGTGTATTATCTAAAAGTTAACCAGGGAGTGTGAAAGGTGTCTGTAAAAAACAGACTAATGTCCCTAATGTAGAACGATGCCTGACATGCAACTTACTCTTATATTTTAAGAGGCTCAAGCGTCTGGGTTGCCATTACaggcagaaaaggaaatagaGTGGGGCATGTGGCCACTCAAAAACCTTTGTTTTCTAAGCTCAcccctctaatcctagcactttgggaggccgaggggcctgatcacctgaggtcacgagttcgacaccagcctggccaacatggtgaaacccctctctactaaaaaaataaataaaaaaaaataagtcaggcgtggtggtacataccttgtaatcccagctactcttgaggctgacgcaggagagtcgcttgagcctgggaggcggaggttgtagtaagccgagatcgtgccactgccctccagcctgggcaacagtgagacacCGTCCCCCCAAAAAACCTTTGCTTCTTGGGATCTGGTAACAGCTGCCCCACCCACAAGAAATGGAGATCTGGGACCATGGACAAATTTCTAGAGACCTATTTTCCTGGATTCTGTGAATCTCGCCGAGGTTTTTTTCCGGATCTCGGTTTCTGcagtttgtttgcttgcttttttgaaacggagttttgctcttgcccaagctggaatgcagtggcgcgatctcggctcactgcatgcgaactccgcctcccgggttcagacgactctcctgcctcagcctcagcttcagcctccctagtagatgggattacaggcgcccgccaccagtagaaacggagtttcaccaggttagccgggctggtctcgaattcctgacctcaggtgatccgccggcctctgcctaccgaagtgttgggattacaggcgtgagccaccgcgcccggccggtttcTGCTTTGATCGGAATTAAGTGGACAGGAAAGTCTAGGTGGGCTAAGTCTTGCCTACGCATCAGCTCCCAGCTGCTCAGACTGGCCAAACAGACCCAGTCGTTTAGTCTAACGCTTCTGGAACTCCACTGAAGCGTTTTGCATTGTTAAGTTTGGAGCCTTCAAATCCGAGTGTGTGGCAGGAGATAATAATCCTAGCAGAAGCTGTTTACTGCTGACGCGCCTCCCACTTCCCAGATACTGATACCGGGTCGGGGCGGATCCAGCCTTTTCcgctcttccctccctccaccccctccttTCCCTACAACTACCCTCAAAGGAAAAGGGTTGGATGTCCCATTTGGGTGAAAACAAAGTGGCATAAAAGCAAATGATCACCTTTGATAGCCACATATTAGAAGTTTCCGagggtatttttaaattacaacgATTCTAATGGGCAGCTGGGCTGAGAATCATCAGATTTGAAGGTCTGGTTTCCACATGGCTCTTGGGCTGAGAAGACCGGATTTTCCCCCTCAGCATTTCCTGTATGTCCAAGAACTTGGAACCTAAGGTTAGAATTGCCTTATGGGCCTTGGAATCCTTTTTATTCCCAGGCCAAATTGCTTTTGATTCCAGCTCCCAATCGGTATGTGACGTTGGCCTAGGGCTTAATCTCTTCCTGCCTTCATCTCTTCCTTGTATGCTTTTGCTCACCTTGAAATGAAAAGAACCTGGCTCAGCAAGTGTAGATTCTGAAATCAGAAAACAGGCTGAATAAGATAGATGGTTTATTAGacactactgtgtgccaggcacatttCATGAGCTTCCAgtatgttaattcatttaatccaaCAATCTAAGAGATAGGTTTTATCCTTATTCCGAATTTTGAGATGAGCAAACTAAGAAACAGCTTAAAGAACTTGTCTAAGTTCCAAGGCCAG
The nucleotide sequence above comes from Nomascus leucogenys isolate Asia chromosome 8, Asia_NLE_v1, whole genome shotgun sequence. Encoded proteins:
- the LOC100591739 gene encoding histone H2A type 1-C; this translates as MSGRGKQGGKARAKAKSRSSRAGLQFPVGRVHRLLRKGNYAERVGAGAPVYLAAVLEYLTAEILELAGNAARDNKKTRIIPRHLQLAIRNDEELNKLLGRVTIAQGGVLPNIQAVLLPKKTESHHKAKGK